DNA from Coriobacteriaceae bacterium:
CGGAGGGCAGGCAGAGCATGATCGTCACGGCCAACATAGAGTTCAGCAAGTGGGTGACCGTGTTCGGCGACGACAAGATGGCGGCGGCTGTCGTGGACAGGCTCGTCTACACGGGCAGGCTCGTGGAGTTCAACGGCGCAAGCTGCAGAATTGAATCCCGTGTTTTGTGCTGCTTGCTGGCGTTGCCTGGGCATTGATGGCTACGTGGTTCAAGAGACGGCGGTGCTGTTGCTTGAATGAGTCCTAGGCCCTTTCGACACCACCTATATTGCGAATCAGCACCGCCGCCCACCCGACCGAATATTGCCGTTCGGCACCGCCATTAAATGCCTTCCCGCGCATCCCGTTACGCTCGGGCTGCCATGCAGTCCAGAGAACGAGGAGGTTCCACATGGCGAGAAGGATCAGGGCCAGGGAGGTCCTGAGGCTGAGGTCGGTGAACGGGCTTTCGCAGAACGCGATCGCCCGCACCGCCCACGTCTCGAAGCACAGCGTCCAGGACGTGCTGGAAGCCGCGAGGGAGCGGGGCGTCTCCTGGGAGGACGTCGAGGGGATGTCCGAGGAGGCCGCCTACGCGCTGCTGTTCCCCGGCAGGGGCGACGCCGGGCCGGTGCACGCCGACCCCGACTGGGCACGCGTCCACCGCGAGCTCGCGAGGACCGGCGTCACGCCGCGCTCGCCGTGCTCAGGCTGTCCAGGCGCTACACCCCGGCGAGGCTCGAGCGGGCGTGCGGGATGGCGCTCGCGACCGGGAAGAGGTCGCCGCGCTACCGCGACGTCGAGCCCGTGCTGAGGTCGGGGCAGGACAGGGCGCCAGCCGGCGAGGCGTCCGGGGACTGCGGCTACGTGCGCGGCGCCGGCTTCTACGGGGAGGAGTGAGCATGGACGTCAACGCGGAGACCGCCCGCAAGCTCAGGGAGATGGGGGCGGCCGAGCTGCTCGCCGCCCTCTCCGCCCAGGACGAGGCCGTGTGCGCCGGGATGGCGTTCGCCGAGCGCGTCCAGATGGCGGTGGACGAGGCGCACTCCGACTTCATCACGCAGAAGGTCCGCAACCTGACGAGGAGGGCCGGCCTCAGGTACCCCGAGGCCGACGTCCGCTCGGTCGACTTCTTCGAGGGCCGCGGCCTCGACAGGGTGGCGGTGGCCGAGCTCGCGACCTGCGGGTTCGTCGGGCGCGGCGAGAACGTGGTTCTCCAGGGCCTCACCGGCACGGGCAAGACCTACCTGGCCTGCGCGCTCGCGAAGGCCGCCTGCGCCAGGAGGGTGAGGTCGTGCTACGTCCGCCAGCCCGACCTCGAGGACCTCTGGCGCGAGAGCCGTGACCGGCCCGGCGGCGAGCGCAAGCTCGTCCGCAAGTACGGGGCGTTCGGCCTGCTCGTGATAGACGAGTGGCTGCTCGACAGGCCGGACACCGAGTTCAGGTCGATGCTGCTGGAGCTGATGGAGCTGAGGTACGGCACGGCCTCGACCGTATTCTGCACCCAGTTCAAGAAGAAGGACTGGCACCCGAGGCTCGGCGGCGGGGTGCATGCCGACGCCATCATGGACAGGATCGTGCACAACGCGGTCTGGGTCGACATGGGCGAGGCCAACATGCGGCAGCGCCGCGGATAGACCGGTAGCAATAAAAAAGCACCGGGGCCAGTGTCGGCCCCGGTGCCCAAGCGCGATATCGGCGGTGCTGTTTCGCGATATTCAACAGTGCTCAAGCGAGCAAATACTCAGCTTGAATTTTTGCAGTTAAAGAGGCCCGTTTCCCTGGGTTGGGGAAACGGGCCTCTTTTTGTCTCTTGGCTTGTGGATTGGCGAAGACAATAACCGTTGGCCGCTATTTTGAGTTCTTGAGGCGGCGTGTGGCTGTGGCGGTTATTCCGAGGCCTGCGGCGGCGATTCCTGCTAGTGCGATTGCGCTTGGCGTTGTGTCGCCTGTGTTTGCGAGCTTGCCGGCGGTCGTAGTTGCTTGCTTGCCGTTGCTTGTGTTCGCTTGCTTGGCGGAGCTCGGTGCGGCGTCTTTGCCGGTCGCGGGCGAGCCGGCGGGCTGTGCCGTCTCGTCCGGTTGCGCCGAGCCGGAGGGAGGTGTTGTCTCGGTCGGTCGCGTTATCTCGGGCGAGGCGGCCTTATCAGCTGCTGCTTTTGCCTCTTCGTATGCCTTGCAGGCGTCGTCATAGGCCGCCTGTGCCTTTTCCAAATCGTCGGTGAGCGCATTTCGCTTGGCTATGTCCTCGTCGATGCGGGCTTTGACTTCCTTCGCCTCACTTTCGAAATGCTGAACCTGTTTTTCCTGGCTTTCGAGCCGGCGTTGGTAGTGGTGAAGATCATCTTCACAAGATTTTTCTCGCGTTTCTGCCGCCATGATCTCACTGCGCAACTGCTTAATATGCTCCTTAATAGCTGTGCTGGGCTCCTCGTCGCCGAGTGCTTCAAGTGCCTTATCTAATTCTGCCTGAAGGCCGCTTGTCCGGTTGTGGGCCTCATCGTATTTGGCTTGGGCTGCATCGACATTCGCCTGCATGGCGGGAAGGGGTTCCCTCCATTTGGCGGCTTCCGCCACTATCATGTCGTAGAGTTCTTGAAATGCGGCAATGTCATCATCGATTTCCGCAAGTTTCTCGGGACTTGCGGCCTCTTTTGCGGCTTCGAGGTTTTTGAGCGCTTCCT
Protein-coding regions in this window:
- a CDS encoding ATP-binding protein, which produces MDVNAETARKLREMGAAELLAALSAQDEAVCAGMAFAERVQMAVDEAHSDFITQKVRNLTRRAGLRYPEADVRSVDFFEGRGLDRVAVAELATCGFVGRGENVVLQGLTGTGKTYLACALAKAACARRVRSCYVRQPDLEDLWRESRDRPGGERKLVRKYGAFGLLVIDEWLLDRPDTEFRSMLLELMELRYGTASTVFCTQFKKKDWHPRLGGGVHADAIMDRIVHNAVWVDMGEANMRQRRG
- a CDS encoding LPXTG cell wall anchor domain-containing protein; amino-acid sequence: MNDILARRARRATMGIALSVALVAGIAPVTAIAAETSSPIDAVALQTEDAAAAKDKAYAAMQEALKNLEAAKEAASPEKLAEIDDDIAAFQELYDMIVAEAAKWREPLPAMQANVDAAQAKYDEAHNRTSGLQAELDKALEALGDEEPSTAIKEHIKQLRSEIMAAETREKSCEDDLHHYQRRLESQEKQVQHFESEAKEVKARIDEDIAKRNALTDDLEKAQAAYDDACKAYEEAKAAADKAASPEITRPTETTPPSGSAQPDETAQPAGSPATGKDAAPSSAKQANTSNGKQATTTAGKLANTGDTTPSAIALAGIAAAGLGITATATRRLKNSK